The following DNA comes from Hippoglossus hippoglossus isolate fHipHip1 chromosome 12, fHipHip1.pri, whole genome shotgun sequence.
tttatattttgaatttatagattaactagtgcagtgtctgttctaaacacgtctgtattttaaatgactgcaaaatgcatttttatagttaataacattatataatgttgaaatatatatatatatattctttttaatGCTCTGAAGTGTGTTTCAACGGTGGAAAGAAACTTTTCCTTTCACTAAATCATTTCTAGTTTTTTATGGTCATAGCTGACTCTACACTCTCACTAAGTTCACTGCTTATGTTCTTTTCCACTGAATTACATCACTGATGAAATGATGTCACAGCGATGGAGATCTACCCCGGCACATCCCGACTCCTGGAGTTCGTCCCGGAGCCATTACTGGCCGGCGTGCTGGGCGGGGTCGGCTTCATGTGCTTGGCACTGGTCTTGCTGCTGGGGGCCGCCTGTGTCATCAGCCACAGGAGGAACCAGCGCCGCAGAAGGAAGAAGGATGGTAAAGTGCCCCCCACTCCTGAGACTTAGCAGACACTCACTTTGATGAACTGCATCATGAATATCatcatttattcaataaaatattgaaGGCACTTTCAATCCATTACATAAATCATACCCCTCTGCATGGATTTGGCGCTCCTCTTGTCTCCTGCTCGTCCATTCCCTTGTAAAAGTTATTGATGTCATTTACATTACTTGCTAATTAGGGTAATTTCTCATTAGTGGCTGATAAATGTAAGTGTAATTAACTTTTTGGACAAGCCCGGGTGCCTTGGGCCCTTTAATGGGCTCTTATTGGGGTTGATTATGTTTTTACTTCTTGGTCAGTGTGGTTGTATCCTAATGAGTCCGATACCATCTTGCCCCGCTCCCTCCCTTTCAGAGCCCCCTCCAGCCATCTATAAATGCTCCCCATCCATGTAAGTACCCCTTCATCATTTCATGATAAAACCTCCCGTTGACCTTTCCCTCTGCTTTCCGCACAAAACTCAAACATGGTGAAAATGCCAGCGACTCGcttgtttcctccttcacatcttcttttcttcctcatttcCATGTATTGCTTTTGCCGCCGCTGTTTTTCGGTCTCGCTCAGTCTGCACGTCTCCGGCCCCCTCCTTCACTCTCACTCAAATCTTATTTTCTCcgcttctgttttctcttcctctcacaccTCCGATTTTTCTTTACAATTTTCTTCCGTCAcccccactccctccccctctctctttctctcacagaAAGACTCCAGGCACCGGTAGTCCAGACAGTGTGCTGAAGAAAAGCCTTCTTCCAGCCAGCAGCCTCTATCCCACcacttcctccaccaccaccaccgccaccacctcctcctcctcctcgcagaCAGACTGTTTCTCCTCCGGCGCTGAGAATCCTAATCGGCGGAAGCATCTCCCGTTGTACCCCAGCAGGGGCCGTCTTACCAGGACAACTTCCTCCCCGATTTCTCCTCCGATTGAGATGATCTCCAGGGGTCCAGACGGGCGCTTCACACCTTATGACCCTGACACATTAAGTGTTCACAGCAGGAAGAGTTTAAGGTATCACCAGGGTAGCAGAGTCCGAAGGTCTGTGTCGCTGTACTCCGGAGGGGAAGACAGGAAAGAACGACCTTTTGTGCTTTCTGTTGATCTCCCTCCTCTCAAACCAGCGGAGGCCACCTCCACAAGCCAAATCTGTGGCATGGTCCCGCACCTGCCCCACCATAATGCTTACATCTGGAATCAGAAGGCAAGCTACGATGGCTTTCCCGACATGAGCAGCCTGTGCTCCAACACTAGTTTGGCCACGATTCCTCACCAAGGCCGAGGAGTAACTCCCACGTTTCCTGTGCTCCCACATATCCGATCCGGCCTGGGTCAGCCGTCCACAACAGCCAGCGCCCTggtgctgcaaatggagcacGAGCGGGATCGAGGGAACCTGAGTCGCTGCCTGAAACTGGctcaggagagggaggagctggagagggagcTCCAGAGTTACACGCTAGACAGAGGCTCGATGAGGGAAATGAAGAGGGAGCAGACAGACTGGGAGAGGGGAGAGGCTGGCGATGATGAGTTTGTCTGGGAGTATAAGAGCAGCACGTTGCCACACAGATACCCTCAGGGAAGCAGGAAGAGCTGCGGTTTATCCGTAAGCCCTTTATCTTCATCCTCTGTCCACTGGGAAGCCTGTCCACTTGTATCTCCTCCACTCGGCACATCTTCACCTGCGATTGCCTCTTGTTTTAAGTCTGGCAACCACCGATTCGCTCCATCATTCACCAGTCAGACCCCACTCCAGTATGCGGAGGCAGGCAGTTTTTCCAGAGAGACATTAACTCTCCCACATCTCCCTGCAAAGCACCAGAGACATGAAAGAGTCGAGGCAGCACCACGGGGCTATGATCATTCACCACAATCCACAGTCTTagaaatgcaaacaaatcaTTCACGCTCTGAggcacagagacagaacagtCTCAGTCATGGCAGCCTCTCAATGTCGTCTTTCCgtagaaataaatatacagaaagCTCATATTCGACTATCGGTGCAGTTTCTTTAAAAGCAGAGGCCTCGTTCCACAGGCCCGCAGGTGGTGATGCATGTGCTGAGATGAGCGTGGATGAGCCAGAGTTGGACGTATGTGTAACGCGGCCGACAAAGCCGATGCTGCACCACAGAATCGCCTCTCATGTGCAACACGGGCGTTCGCTGACTCACAGAGGCCAGTATGAAGACGCGAGGAGGAGCACAAGCCTCAACTGCCGCAGTCCTGCCTCTGTGGACCCGATTATAACTTCTCCACAACGTTCAGAAGCACAACTCTGGAGAGCTGGGCCCAGAGGCTCTAAAGTCTGGCACTCGAAGCAGCGAAGTCGTAGCCTGGACTCAAGGAGACTGAGCAATTTCACAACCCCTGATGTGTGGATAGAGTCACTAAGCCAAGAGAACTGTTCTGTTGCATCCTCGTGTCATGCCGACACGCTATTCTGGGAACCACAGAGTTTTCCTACCAAAAAGTCTCCTGTAAATTCTCCGTCTGCTACCCAAGATGCCTCCTGTTCACCTCCTGCCATCAACACTTTATCCTCGGGCAGCAGTCCAGAGAACTTTATTCCAAATCCTGACGTGCCTCGCCACTACGAGCCAAGACCAGAGGACTCCATCTTTCCAAATTCCGCCACATGGCCAATCACTTACCACCAGGAGGCCGTGGACGATGCAGAAACTTACTTAGATACAACGAGGGAAGCTTCTAGATGCTTACCCCCCAACAACAATGGCCAGGAGGCACTGGATGTGGAGGCAGGAGGCTACAGGGGAGTGTTGGAGTCCGGGAGCAACTACAACAGTTACGCCAGCAGCGGGCGAGGCAGCATGGAGCCGGCTAACGGACGCCTGTCTTTGTGCCAACTTTCCCCAACACTCACCAGCTCACCTGAGACTGTGGAGGAGAGCCAGGGCAACACAGAGGACAAGCACAGTCACCAAATGGAACACGGCCAAAGGTATTAAGGACGTAATGAATAtgagaaattatgttttatagaGGAAAATGTGGGGGCTTGCATTTGTGGCACGACAGGATTTTGTGTggtcgatatatatatatataagactTTCAAGGTGAAGCTAATATACAATGTCTAATATAATATTGTAGAAGGAAATAAAGAGAAGTGCAGgattttagatttgaattatCTTCCACGTACTCAAAGTTAAATTTAGCAGATTTCCAAGACAAAGAGACTTTTTATACATTTGCACTTAACTGTATTGAAATGCACGAGTTCCCTATTCAGTTTGCACATCAGGCTTTGACTTCAGgtcaaaaaacaataaaataaacatttaaatgatttgaaatcGATTCAACAAACATCCATTACTTGCACAAGAAATATTCGACAACACACAGTTGAACATCTCAGCTGGACCAGATGTTTTGTTTACTTGGAGCCCTCTGCCATTCGCAGATGTTAATGAGTGAGCATGTGAATGCTGTAAACATCCTGTCTGAAGTTACTCGTGGTATAATGTGATGTTCTGTGACCTCTCCAGGAGAAAGGCCTCTGTTGATGAGAATTATGAGTGGGATGCGGATGATGTCTACCCAGAGCCTGGAGACGGCGATGGTGAGGATTCTTCTTTTCTTATCAATAAATATGTCTGTATAGAATTGTAAATCGAGGTAAAAtgatgcagagtttaaacagAATGATTTCTTACTGTTGATCCAAATGGTTTCTGAAGTTCACTCTACAAATCCAAGCTCTCTATTGGATGAGGAAACAGGACGTAGGGATGCTGCAGTTGAAAACTGATGATGAAACATCGTCGTCGGTATTTTCATGTTTAGCTACAATCGCTCCAGATCTTGCTTTTTACGACTAAAGGTTCATTTAAGCTCAACTTTAGATACGTATGTGGAAATGGATGGAACCTTCTGTCCGCATTTGTAGACTTACGGATACAAACATATCGGACAAAACCGTCGCCATGTTTGTCATGAGAAACTCTTGACTCatgcgctgccctctagtggatgcaTTAACAACCATGTCAACCTAAAGGACTCATGTGGACGGAGACGGTTGCATTCTTTCAAACAAGCATTTCTCTTTTCATACGTAAAGGCAGAACATATGagccttttttaaatctgacaCCTTTATCGACAGACAACCTAATTTTCTTTCCCTTATAAAGCCAATCATAAAATGCGTCATCGAGATTCTACAAAACTGTGTGTGGCTACAGGCTCGAACATAGCAAACGTGATGCTAAAACTAAGACTTAATAATGCGGATGCAGTCTTTTCATGTATGCActctgaagggggggggggggggggggggggggggggggggggggggggcgtcctCTCTCTACCTCGGGCATGTGGCAGCACAGCGAGGTCCCAGTTCAGACCCTGAACACAAATTAtaagtgttcctgactgaaaaTTGGTGAATATTCCTTATTTAGGTGAAATGGTTCCTGGGCTGTGGTAAAACTTTCCGActcaaatgtataaaataaaataaattcattttacattttgactttaatCCGGGGGCTTGCAGAGGTAGTGCAGTGTGCGTGGTAGAGGGCCGTTTCTGCAATTACTGTACTTCACTCTCTGGCTCCCCCTGAATGAACCAACAAGTTAACCTGCAAAGCTGCATTTCCACTCCGAAGCCAATATTTAATATCCAAACCTGAACCTGTGAGAGAAGCTGCGGTGCACAGACGTTTAATGAAATAACAACTGCAGTAAAatggaaaaagtaaaaagataaTTTCACAAGTTTTCTTTCTACCCACAGGCCTGCTTCTCCCAATGAATCTGCTGAAGCCTCCTCCGTGCTGTGGCCTTCCCAGCATGCCGTGCTCCGTGAAGGCTGTGAGAAAATGCACTCAGCTGTCTTTGCACCCAGGGCATCaaagcagctgctctgctgagCCAGAACCAGACACTGTGCTGTTCTGACAGTGGCAGCCGTCGGCTCATCTCACTGGTGTGTCCTTTCACTCATTGACTCGCATCGCGGGGCGACAAAAACTGCATGTGGCAGAAAGTGAGCTTTTGTCTGTTCGACTGAATTTTTTCTTCTTCGATCCaagggaggaaaaaagcagaatgttattttttttttggagggggtGGTCTTCTGCTTTGTCTCCTTATCAAGCTTCACTTCTCAATCATCTTTAACACGTACATGTCTGAGTTTGAGCTTCAACTCTTCAGAGACAGTTTGCCAAGCTGCCTGTATCAAAGCGTTTGTGTGCGCTGATGGATTCCCCCTGTTCTCCGGTGAAGTCTGATGTGCATTCATCATCCGGGGATgaatctgcacaaacacaagggGACAAAACGGCCTCAGGCATCATCAAGTCGCTGATTTAAGCTGTGGATGATTTAGACGTCAGAGATGATTAATCACCTCTGAGTTTAACAAAGGAGGTGTTTATGAAATGCCAATAACTAAGGAAGACAAATATCACATATAAAAGGTTATTCTGCTGCACTGTCCCTCAAACTTTTTTGCATGTTTGACCTTAAAATACTTAAATCTTTTTGAATCCAAACATCCGGGTGTTTTCCCTTCAGGCCACCTCATTGCTCCTTGAAGCAAGACCTCTAATAATTTCCATAATTGAAGAGGGTCAAGTTACCTTGTTGGGTTTGTCCTTGTTTATTTTACTCACGGACACGAagggaaattagtttttattctgtgttctgCCCGTAATTTACCAAGGGTCAGTTGACGGGCTGATTAGTGCGTTTCTCTCCCAGCAGCACCTGCTCTGTGCTCGCACCGTTACTCACACTTGGCAGACAACAGTTGTGCTCATAAGTGGTACATGTTATGTGGGCTTAATGCCTCCCCTGCTGCCCCGGGGGTCATAAATCAACTTTCTTGTTTGTGGACTTAATGATGAAATTGTGAATTACAGCTGTGTGAGCGAGTGCTCGGTCACATCAGTATTTAAAACAGCATTCAGACCAGAATCTCTTCATTTCTGTAGAATCCCTGTGATGGATTCAGTCATGGAAGCAGAGTATATTTGTGTGGGGCTTTATGATATGTTAATATGAAATGGGGGTTCATTTATGCACCAGGTTCCATAATCCGAGTTGTAATTACGAGGGTTAAACTaggatttttttaatgaaaactggATGATATCAGACCGGGTGCTAATTAAAATGGATGTGACTGAAGAGACAAATGCTTCATGTCAACGAAACTGTGTCGCTGGATGTAATTAATCACAAATTCAATCGTCATTGGACTTTTAATCATGCAACTCATCAATCATACAATTCTGCAGACATCTTTCTAAATTCTACATAACCTGTTGCATTAAATCACcattatatgtgtatatatgtgtgtagaTGTATATACACATAGTGGTCATTAGATCAGGGCTTTTCTTGCTTTGCCATCACATCAGTTTCTGTGCTCTTGTTGGTACGTGAGGCTTCCAGCACCGACTATACGACTGTTAAGCAGACATGAATTTTGCTGTGTTACTTTCTGGTGTGAGTGggcactcgtgtgtgtgtgtgtgtgtgtgtgtgaagagttgtatttgttgttatgAGGCTTTCGAGTGGAACCCAGCTCACTGCATCATGTGATCGTTAGCGGCTTCAGAAAGTTTCCAGACCCCTTCTCCTTTTTGCTCATAGTCTTGTATTGTAGATTTAATTCAAACCGATTAAACCGTCCGTATTTTGGCAACAATCCAGACAAAATGAGCCATAATGACGAGGTGAAAACGTGTGTTTTAGGAATTTGGCTGGAGCCTGTCACTAATTGAGCTGcggcacaaagagctgttcaccatTTCAAGTTCAGTGGAGCTCACTTTAGTGCGCAGCAACCCGTACTGGAGAATCCGCTGTTGTAAACAACACTGTTGATGAGTTGAGAAGTGTCAGCCGCCGCTGCTTCAGAGCGCCGCTCGACTGTTTACTCAAAGTTTATCTATACTGAACGTTTCGTGTGTCCAAATAGAACCAAATTAAATTCTGCACTTCCTTgtgcccttaacaatacacaggcctgttcttgagatatgtttgccacatacagacagatggatagatagtTGTGCTATTGAGTGTGGATAAATGTGCAATAATGGCTTAAAATCTAATATATTGCACAATAAAGTTAGCAAAAGGTGAAGATGTCTGAAAACGTTCTGAATCTGCCACATGTTGGTATGTGATATTGAAAAGTTTGACACAATGAACGTGTTGATTTTCACAAATTCCTCCTTCCCAGTTTCTGATCAAGCCCCCCCGCCCTGAACCTTCTGAGAGAAACCTGCTCTCGCCACCTGCTGCTCCACTTTTCTTCCCGAACAATGGAGGAGAACGGGGAAAAAATGGGTTTTGCTTGCTTGCTCTAGCTCAAGGCCGTCACATTAGTCAACCAAATAATTAACTCGGAACTCCGCACTGTAGCGGAGCATTGTGGGGTATCCATCCTATAATTGAATTCACTCGTTGAGGCTACATTTACTGCAAATCAATGTTTCACTTCTGtggaacattttcattttcttggcGTACACACACTGTAGCCGGAGTCCACAAATGATCAAACCCCACGTGCAGCTCTGGGGATTTGGAGTCAGCACTACTTTTTTTGCCCATGTTTTttgaaaccacatctaaataTTGCGCTTCCAGGACAAAGAACGCAGGAGAGTTTGTGAAAATATGTTCTTTGTCTACAGGATGTAATcccttttaaaagaaataattctCTGTACTCCGCAGTCAGGGCTACAACCTTGTATAACAGATTTCTTTGGGGAGTTGCGGTATGTTGCATGTTGAAGGCTCCTGAGGATTCAATCATGAAATGTTCCTGCAGAAGCATTGATGCTATAGAAGTGTGGAATAAAACTTCTCAAAGGAAACCTGTTCACAAAGAGACGTGGACAATGGCGAGGGCTCGTAAAGCTGATTTTTATACTGCTACCTTTTTCAGTTATTGTGTATACTTAGGTGGATTAGCTTTAAAGCAAGCGCACTTTTATTATGCCCATTAAGCAGCGGATGAATTATTCACAAATGCCAGGAAGTGACTCTCAGAGGTGGAAACTAATCAAAGTCTAATAAAAGGAAATGTCACTTTATAACTGTGGAACCATAGTCGGACAAGTTACCGTAGAGGTCTCACCTCACCGTGATTACTCAGCAACTGGACTCATTGTGTGATCAAATTAATGAATCTCTCCGTCTGCCGCTGTCTCTAAACCACCACTAGGGGGAGTTCTCAGATTCTATATGCatgtaccatagactgtaaat
Coding sequences within:
- the igsf9a gene encoding protein turtle homolog A isoform X2, encoding MEPAGSYMQTFMVVAAFCLFWSVEGARPDVRGKAGGEVELECSFPPSFPAAVSSASLHVVEWVRQGLDIPVLIKFGSYVPRVHPQYEGRVSLVRVTAMRLQGLRLDDQGSYECRILLLDKPTDELRNGTWTLLSVTAPPTFTEAPPPAVEALVGGRLSLSCVANGNPPPTITWLKDGSVIERINYQDGALSLGAVSVQSAGQYTCHASNSEGNRTRVTEVKVKGPPVIVVPPRSASLNMSQNALLRCQAVADPPNMTYVWHKGGENVHHIESLKTRVKIMVDGTLLISRLVPEDSGNYTCMPSNGLLTPPTASANLTVMHPALALPMPEETYLPTGMDGVVTCPAAAQPPLLRVDWTKDGEPLDLSLYPGWTLTPQGSLFMATVNDDAAGVYTCTPTNSYGSMGSSGRTNVILQDPPSFSVAPEKQYRQEAGRTLLVPCQGNEDPTTKVTWSKVDLTRSIAYAIEPNGSLLLQPLTKDHQGAWECSVTNRVASVKASTQVFVLGTSPHPATSLSVSPGVRQANVSWEAGFDGGSAQTFSVWVKKISASGDDDDDGKQAWFSVAVPPSSGARLQVTGLSPATDYQFSILSHNKMGTGPFSEIANARTLDPPPRRSKLKPPVSLSADPGPAGVVLQWALPEEQRPPITGFVLQSRAQQGDWFNLVEDIAANSSEIVVPGLHKDCVYELRLISRRGELLSEPSPSVNVSTMAMEIYPGTSRLLEFVPEPLLAGVLGGVGFMCLALVLLLGAACVISHRRNQRRRRKKDEPPPAIYKCSPSIKTPGTGSPDSVLKKSLLPASSLYPTTSSTTTTATTSSSSSQTDCFSSGAENPNRRKHLPLYPSRGRLTRTTSSPISPPIEMISRGPDGRFTPYDPDTLSVHSRKSLRYHQGSRVRRSVSLYSGGEDRKERPFVLSVDLPPLKPAEATSTSQICGMVPHLPHHNAYIWNQKASYDGFPDMSSLCSNTSLATIPHQGRGVTPTFPVLPHIRSGLGQPSTTASALVLQMEHERDRGNLSRCLKLAQEREELERELQSYTLDRGSMREMKREQTDWERGEAGDDEFVWEYKSSTLPHRYPQGSRKSCGLSVSPLSSSSVHWEACPLVSPPLGTSSPAIASCFKSGNHRFAPSFTSQTPLQYAEAGSFSRETLTLPHLPAKHQRHERVEAAPRGYDHSPQSTVLEMQTNHSRSEAQRQNSLSHGSLSMSSFRRNKYTESSYSTIGAVSLKAEASFHRPAGGDACAEMSVDEPELDVCVTRPTKPMLHHRIASHVQHGRSLTHRGQYEDARRSTSLNCRSPASVDPIITSPQRSEAQLWRAGPRGSKVWHSKQRSRSLDSRRLSNFTTPDVWIESLSQENCSVASSCHADTLFWEPQSFPTKKSPVNSPSATQDASCSPPAINTLSSGSSPENFIPNPDVPRHYEPRPEDSIFPNSATWPITYHQEAVDDAETYLDTTREASRCLPPNNNGQEALDVEAGGYRGVLESGSNYNSYASSGRGSMEPANGRLSLCQLSPTLTSSPETVEESQGNTEDKHSHQMEHGQRRKASVDENYEWDADDVYPEPGDGDGLLLPMNLLKPPPCCGLPSMPCSVKAVRKCTQLSLHPGHQSSCSAEPEPDTVLF
- the igsf9a gene encoding protein turtle homolog A isoform X1, whose translation is MEPAGSYMQTFMVVAAFCLFSGSVEGARPDVRGKAGGEVELECSFPPSFPAAVSSASLHVVEWVRQGLDIPVLIKFGSYVPRVHPQYEGRVSLVRVTAMRLQGLRLDDQGSYECRILLLDKPTDELRNGTWTLLSVTAPPTFTEAPPPAVEALVGGRLSLSCVANGNPPPTITWLKDGSVIERINYQDGALSLGAVSVQSAGQYTCHASNSEGNRTRVTEVKVKGPPVIVVPPRSASLNMSQNALLRCQAVADPPNMTYVWHKGGENVHHIESLKTRVKIMVDGTLLISRLVPEDSGNYTCMPSNGLLTPPTASANLTVMHPALALPMPEETYLPTGMDGVVTCPAAAQPPLLRVDWTKDGEPLDLSLYPGWTLTPQGSLFMATVNDDAAGVYTCTPTNSYGSMGSSGRTNVILQDPPSFSVAPEKQYRQEAGRTLLVPCQGNEDPTTKVTWSKVDLTRSIAYAIEPNGSLLLQPLTKDHQGAWECSVTNRVASVKASTQVFVLGTSPHPATSLSVSPGVRQANVSWEAGFDGGSAQTFSVWVKKISASGDDDDDGKQAWFSVAVPPSSGARLQVTGLSPATDYQFSILSHNKMGTGPFSEIANARTLDPPPRRSKLKPPVSLSADPGPAGVVLQWALPEEQRPPITGFVLQSRAQQGDWFNLVEDIAANSSEIVVPGLHKDCVYELRLISRRGELLSEPSPSVNVSTMAMEIYPGTSRLLEFVPEPLLAGVLGGVGFMCLALVLLLGAACVISHRRNQRRRRKKDEPPPAIYKCSPSIKTPGTGSPDSVLKKSLLPASSLYPTTSSTTTTATTSSSSSQTDCFSSGAENPNRRKHLPLYPSRGRLTRTTSSPISPPIEMISRGPDGRFTPYDPDTLSVHSRKSLRYHQGSRVRRSVSLYSGGEDRKERPFVLSVDLPPLKPAEATSTSQICGMVPHLPHHNAYIWNQKASYDGFPDMSSLCSNTSLATIPHQGRGVTPTFPVLPHIRSGLGQPSTTASALVLQMEHERDRGNLSRCLKLAQEREELERELQSYTLDRGSMREMKREQTDWERGEAGDDEFVWEYKSSTLPHRYPQGSRKSCGLSVSPLSSSSVHWEACPLVSPPLGTSSPAIASCFKSGNHRFAPSFTSQTPLQYAEAGSFSRETLTLPHLPAKHQRHERVEAAPRGYDHSPQSTVLEMQTNHSRSEAQRQNSLSHGSLSMSSFRRNKYTESSYSTIGAVSLKAEASFHRPAGGDACAEMSVDEPELDVCVTRPTKPMLHHRIASHVQHGRSLTHRGQYEDARRSTSLNCRSPASVDPIITSPQRSEAQLWRAGPRGSKVWHSKQRSRSLDSRRLSNFTTPDVWIESLSQENCSVASSCHADTLFWEPQSFPTKKSPVNSPSATQDASCSPPAINTLSSGSSPENFIPNPDVPRHYEPRPEDSIFPNSATWPITYHQEAVDDAETYLDTTREASRCLPPNNNGQEALDVEAGGYRGVLESGSNYNSYASSGRGSMEPANGRLSLCQLSPTLTSSPETVEESQGNTEDKHSHQMEHGQRRKASVDENYEWDADDVYPEPGDGDGLLLPMNLLKPPPCCGLPSMPCSVKAVRKCTQLSLHPGHQSSCSAEPEPDTVLF